The nucleotide sequence GACCAGCTCCGCAAGCCGCTGGAGGACCTGCGCGGGCTGCGCAACTTCGACCCGAAGCGGGTCGTGACGCAGCACCTGTTCGACGGCGACGCGGACCCGCTCGGGCTGCAGGGCATCACGAACGGCAGCAGCACGCCGGCCAACGGAGCCAACGGTTCGAACGGCTACCTGGCCGGCCAGACGCAGTCCCCGCCGGAGCCGCTCAAGCCGGGCGAGCGCCCGCCGATCGACCCGGACGCCACGTAGTCCGAGTCCGGTTTGCCAGGAGCCGCCGACGGGATCGCTCGCGCCATCCACAAGGCGGCCGTGTTGTGGAGAAGCTGGGCGAGCGGCGCCCTTT is from Amycolatopsis mediterranei and encodes:
- the tatB gene encoding Sec-independent protein translocase protein TatB, giving the protein MFDSVGWGEILVLIIAGLFILGPERLPEAASWLAKSMKQVRDFATGAKEQLREEMGPEFDQLRKPLEDLRGLRNFDPKRVVTQHLFDGDADPLGLQGITNGSSTPANGANGSNGYLAGQTQSPPEPLKPGERPPIDPDAT